Proteins from a genomic interval of Paenibacillus sp. 37:
- a CDS encoding AraC family transcriptional regulator, protein MELPNINIGNLDIKLTLGAVVLNVLYVKFGYFHSPMPEHSHSQGSYELHFIPTGQGILNAQGNRYAITPGTLFVTGPDVVHEQIPDPEDPMAEYCIFFEILPGNSIYPNVKRSFVREQSLPELLVSTPFWIGKEDGKMLELFKMLAEELSLQQIGVHHMATNILEMIVICLLRHYSENHTTIPSLPLKTLDDSRLLMIENSFLYQYSSISLQQLANELGLSTRQTERMVHKQYGMSFKDKKLQARMAAASRLLLTTETSIGLIAAQVGFATPEQFSNVFKKYFGMTATKYKRKR, encoded by the coding sequence ATGGAATTACCTAATATTAACATCGGAAATCTAGATATCAAACTGACTCTTGGCGCAGTAGTATTGAACGTATTGTATGTTAAGTTCGGGTATTTCCACAGTCCTATGCCTGAACACAGCCATAGCCAAGGAAGCTACGAACTGCATTTTATTCCAACCGGCCAAGGTATTCTGAATGCACAAGGAAACCGTTACGCAATCACGCCCGGCACGTTATTTGTAACCGGTCCAGATGTCGTTCACGAGCAGATTCCGGATCCAGAAGACCCGATGGCGGAATACTGCATTTTCTTTGAGATTTTGCCCGGAAATTCCATATATCCGAATGTCAAACGTTCCTTCGTAAGAGAGCAGTCTCTCCCCGAATTACTGGTATCCACCCCCTTCTGGATTGGGAAAGAGGATGGGAAAATGCTCGAATTGTTCAAAATGCTTGCTGAAGAGCTTTCCCTTCAACAAATCGGCGTCCATCATATGGCAACCAACATTCTTGAGATGATTGTAATTTGTTTGTTAAGACATTACAGCGAGAATCACACGACCATACCGTCCCTTCCCCTGAAGACTCTTGATGATAGCAGACTGCTTATGATTGAGAACAGCTTTTTATACCAATACAGCTCCATTAGCCTGCAACAGCTTGCTAACGAATTGGGGCTAAGCACAAGACAGACGGAACGAATGGTTCATAAGCAATACGGTATGTCCTTCAAAGATAAGAAGCTGCAAGCACGAATGGCTGCAGCTTCAAGGCTTCTACTCACAACGGAAACTTCCATCGGCCTAATCGCAGCACAAGTGGGTTTCGCAACACCGGAACAATTCAGTAATGTATTCAAAAAATATTTTGGGATGACAGCCACTAAATACAAAAGGAAGCGTTGA
- a CDS encoding glycosyl hydrolase family 95 catalytic domain-containing protein: MTSLPETIRLYKKGNYANAYTEVSSVNPGNAWREGMVSGNGENGYITSGSPYTDSFIFQNMFFNYPSKDPRVIPEELTEQLTDARQNVFKQNDKWKVTNKTGSTRIRTFYYSYHPGHQLRFSIPSQGSLSGYERWTNYETAETGVRYSDENGEWVRTSFTSREDNVTFTKITASSTGTKINITLSIDDISTISGANEGHIELRELQYKKLVDSGANYLAQVAHYPVYQGSELAYGGYAGLTQIVVVNGTKKRMLMAGSHELINVGREPNPVIQIKDADAVYLITRSSRTHSMGRIEEFAEMTQYKIVDQLYQDINAVVQKYLASDGQLNYDAALAAHTRKHSVEFNAVSFSIDGDDHYKNSDNQTLITTQKSTPDRVNHAFMEQVYNQGRYAMICCSGTSAPRLYGMWTGEWNPGWRGIYTLDANVNLQVASMNTGHLTQAQLGYIIFFLRNTPDFEYNARMAYGMHDALQVSVNSDGDRGMHVEYDNDYPFEYWNAGASWCLLPIYEYWQCYGNQKIPLHDNMRIHELQTILSVQDGGMSDEEFTQLLDKGYLDLAEDILLPLLTKQANFWQQICTPEYYTDINGKACYQFDKKTLNSGEKYLIIPTYSPENHPIGYNSTITANATMDISAARDGLSMVISMEKAVKRDGYEKAIAKWTALLELLPNYKYDYDGALREWAMSDYTENNNHRHLSHLYVAWPAYETQTDPELKQAAKIAIDNRDRFNTVDDTAGHGWMHKALVQARLKNGDGVLSALLPMMRDAGYYSSLMTDHDSNRRCNCYCTDTSFGTVGAINEALLFSDTGEIEILPALPSDWTKGSIHGLMARTWVEVKALSWNLSAKTVHVVVSSSKNGNTIRIRVGLSWTQAKIDGSKADVQQDLRGKYIQLTLSEGTEVTVAFQL, from the coding sequence ATGACCAGTTTACCGGAAACAATACGCTTGTATAAGAAAGGAAATTATGCAAACGCCTACACGGAAGTTTCCTCTGTTAATCCCGGAAATGCATGGCGGGAGGGTATGGTTAGCGGAAACGGGGAGAACGGATATATTACTTCAGGTTCGCCGTATACGGACAGTTTTATTTTTCAGAATATGTTCTTTAACTATCCTTCCAAGGATCCAAGAGTGATTCCGGAAGAATTGACGGAGCAACTGACTGATGCCAGACAAAATGTTTTTAAGCAGAACGATAAATGGAAGGTTACGAATAAAACCGGTTCCACAAGGATCAGAACCTTCTATTATAGCTACCATCCTGGACACCAACTCCGATTCAGTATACCCTCCCAAGGAAGTCTGAGTGGTTATGAGAGATGGACGAATTATGAAACAGCAGAGACTGGGGTACGCTACAGCGATGAGAATGGGGAATGGGTCCGCACATCCTTTACGTCCCGTGAGGATAATGTAACTTTTACCAAGATCACAGCATCTTCTACAGGCACAAAAATTAATATAACCCTCTCCATTGATGACATCTCCACAATAAGCGGAGCGAACGAAGGTCACATCGAGCTGAGGGAGCTGCAATATAAGAAGCTGGTGGACTCCGGTGCGAATTATCTCGCCCAGGTTGCTCATTATCCGGTGTATCAGGGAAGTGAACTAGCTTACGGCGGGTATGCCGGATTGACTCAGATTGTTGTTGTAAACGGAACCAAGAAGAGAATGCTGATGGCTGGCAGTCATGAACTGATCAATGTTGGGCGAGAACCAAATCCGGTAATTCAGATTAAGGACGCTGATGCCGTATATTTAATTACGCGCTCAAGCAGAACTCACTCTATGGGAAGAATCGAAGAATTTGCTGAAATGACACAATATAAGATCGTAGACCAACTCTATCAAGATATAAACGCGGTTGTGCAAAAATATTTGGCTTCAGACGGTCAATTAAATTATGATGCAGCTCTCGCTGCCCATACAAGGAAGCATTCAGTAGAGTTTAATGCAGTGAGCTTCAGTATTGATGGCGACGACCACTACAAAAATTCAGACAACCAGACCTTGATCACAACGCAAAAATCAACTCCGGACAGAGTCAATCATGCTTTTATGGAGCAGGTGTATAACCAGGGACGGTATGCCATGATCTGCTGCAGCGGTACCAGTGCACCGCGCTTATATGGAATGTGGACCGGGGAGTGGAATCCTGGCTGGCGGGGTATTTATACGCTTGATGCTAATGTGAATCTGCAGGTTGCTTCCATGAATACAGGCCATTTAACGCAAGCACAGCTCGGATATATTATATTTTTCTTGAGAAATACTCCCGACTTTGAATACAATGCGCGGATGGCGTACGGGATGCACGATGCACTGCAGGTTTCCGTTAACTCTGACGGCGATCGCGGGATGCATGTGGAATATGACAATGATTATCCGTTCGAATACTGGAACGCGGGGGCAAGCTGGTGCCTTCTGCCCATTTATGAATACTGGCAGTGTTACGGCAACCAAAAGATACCGCTTCATGATAATATGCGGATTCATGAACTGCAGACCATTCTGAGTGTACAAGATGGAGGCATGAGCGATGAGGAGTTCACACAGCTGTTAGACAAAGGCTATCTGGATCTTGCAGAAGATATTCTGCTTCCCTTGCTTACCAAGCAGGCAAACTTTTGGCAGCAGATCTGCACACCGGAATATTACACGGACATCAACGGCAAGGCATGCTACCAGTTTGACAAAAAGACTTTGAATTCAGGAGAGAAATACCTAATTATTCCCACATATTCTCCAGAGAATCACCCCATCGGATATAACAGCACAATCACGGCGAATGCCACCATGGACATTTCTGCTGCACGGGATGGTCTATCTATGGTTATCTCCATGGAAAAGGCAGTCAAGCGCGATGGTTATGAAAAAGCCATAGCTAAGTGGACAGCATTGCTTGAGTTGCTGCCAAATTATAAATATGACTATGATGGTGCTTTGCGCGAATGGGCTATGAGTGATTATACGGAAAATAACAATCATCGACATTTGAGCCATCTTTATGTGGCATGGCCAGCCTATGAAACACAAACCGATCCGGAGTTAAAGCAGGCTGCAAAGATTGCGATTGACAATAGAGATCGATTTAATACTGTCGACGATACCGCTGGGCATGGTTGGATGCATAAGGCGCTAGTTCAAGCTAGGCTGAAAAATGGTGACGGAGTGCTCTCAGCACTTCTTCCCATGATGAGGGATGCGGGTTATTACAGCTCCTTAATGACAGATCATGATTCAAACAGAAGATGCAATTGTTATTGCACGGATACCTCTTTCGGTACTGTAGGAGCCATTAATGAAGCGCTGTTATTCTCGGATACGGGTGAAATAGAGATTCTTCCGGCTTTGCCTTCTGATTGGACAAAGGGTTCTATACATGGGCTTATGGCGAGAACCTGGGTCGAAGTCAAGGCATTATCCTGGAATCTTTCCGCCAAAACGGTGCATGTAGTAGTGAGTTCCAGCAAGAATGGAAATACCATCCGAATAAGGGTGGGACTATCTTGGACTCAAGCCAAGATCGACGGAAGTAAAGCGGATGTACAACAGGACTTACGCGGGAAATATATTCAGTTAACACTTAGTGAAGGTACCGAGGTTACAGTTGCGTTTCAATTGTAG
- a CDS encoding cyclic GMP-AMP synthase DncV-like nucleotidyltransferase, with amino-acid sequence MPHNQSQFEDFHDSIKLSDESTILKEKRDIIIERLSEKMPAAAKSYTTFNQGSYAMKTGIKPLDGKNYDIDLGPYFKMSTE; translated from the coding sequence GTGCCACATAACCAAAGTCAATTCGAAGATTTTCATGATTCAATTAAATTAAGCGACGAGTCAACCATCCTTAAAGAAAAACGAGATATCATTATTGAACGTCTATCAGAAAAAATGCCTGCAGCTGCTAAGTCCTATACAACCTTTAATCAGGGTAGTTATGCGATGAAGACTGGTATTAAACCTTTAGACGGGAAAAATTACGATATTGACTTAGGGCCTTATTTTAAAATGTCAACGGAGTGA
- a CDS encoding ABC transporter permease: MDIIQEELFLKRLHKQLPFHLFVGLGILFLLVFSYIPMFGIIIAFKNYKISTGIEGIFTSSWAGLSHFRELINDYNFPSLVRNTLILSVLKVIFSYPIPILFAIMLSEVKHVFFKRFVQTVSYLPHFISWVVVTGIAYAFFSSGFGIFNELMLSLHIIKEPVQILTDPDSFYGLAVMTAIWKEAGWWTIIFLAALAGIDPALYEAAEIDGAGRLKRILYITLPGLKSASIVVLILTIGSILGGGLVGSNFEQSMLLGNPLNNEKSQIIQTYAFSVGLAQGRFSFATAIDLMQSVISVFLIFTSNFIAKRFSGTGLF; this comes from the coding sequence GTGGACATCATTCAAGAAGAACTATTTCTAAAACGTTTACACAAGCAGCTACCCTTTCATTTGTTCGTAGGACTTGGGATTCTTTTCTTGCTGGTCTTCAGCTACATTCCGATGTTCGGCATTATCATCGCCTTCAAGAATTACAAAATTTCTACTGGTATTGAAGGTATCTTCACCAGTTCCTGGGCAGGATTGTCGCATTTTAGAGAGTTGATTAACGATTACAACTTTCCAAGCCTGGTGCGCAATACGTTAATACTCAGTGTACTGAAAGTGATTTTTTCGTATCCGATTCCGATCCTGTTTGCGATTATGCTTAGCGAGGTCAAACATGTATTTTTTAAAAGGTTTGTACAGACTGTAAGCTACCTGCCACATTTCATTTCCTGGGTTGTAGTGACTGGTATTGCATACGCTTTCTTTTCATCCGGTTTTGGAATTTTCAATGAGTTGATGCTATCGCTGCATATCATCAAGGAACCTGTACAAATCCTGACCGATCCCGATTCGTTCTATGGCTTGGCGGTTATGACTGCGATCTGGAAGGAGGCAGGCTGGTGGACAATTATTTTTCTGGCAGCTTTGGCTGGCATTGATCCAGCATTGTATGAGGCAGCGGAGATTGACGGGGCTGGCAGACTTAAACGAATTCTGTACATTACCTTACCGGGGCTCAAAAGTGCCAGCATAGTAGTGCTCATTCTGACCATCGGTAGTATTCTGGGAGGCGGATTGGTAGGGTCAAATTTCGAACAGTCGATGCTGCTGGGGAATCCGCTCAACAACGAGAAGTCGCAGATTATCCAGACATATGCATTTTCGGTTGGTCTAGCCCAGGGACGGTTCTCTTTTGCCACAGCAATTGACCTTATGCAGTCGGTAATCTCGGTTTTCCTGATCTTCACCAGTAATTTTATCGCCAAGCGGTTCTCGGGAACCGGATTGTTCTAG